One Stratiformator vulcanicus genomic window, CAACACAGTTGTCATCTTTCTGGGCGATAACGGTTACTACATGGGCTCGCGGGGGTTCGCCGGAAAGTGGTCTCACTATGAACAATCGCTCTCGGTGCCGCTCGTCATCCGCGATGCGCGGCAGCCGGATGATGCCAAGGGCAAAGTCGCGTCACAAATCGCATTGAATATCGATATCGCCCCGACGATCGTCGACCTCGCCGGACTCCCGATTCCTGAGCGGTATCAGGGAATGAGCCTCGCGCCGATTATTAAGAACGCCGATTTGTCCGAATGGCGTCACGAGTTCTTCTGTGAGCACCTAATGGACAATAAGCGGATTCCCAAGTGGGCGGGTGTGCGGGATGGACGATATAAATATGCCCGCTATTTCGAGCAGGACCCGCCCTATGAATTTCTGCACGACTTGAAAGACGATCCCGACGAACTCGTCAATCTTGCCGGCGATCCGGCAACTGATGACATTCTGATGCGAATGCGGACGAAGACCGACAACCTGCGATCGCAATTTAAATCGGACCGAACCAAGGGTTCTCAATAAGAGATTCCCCATTCGCCGGACTGCCGAGATATTCCTTGTTTTTCATGGCCGTCAGCTTTCGCGGGGCCGACCGGCCGTCTTTCGTTAGACGTTATTTCACGAATATATTAGACCGATATTTTCAGGGGCGTCACGCCCCGGGAGTCAGCCGACGTGTTCCCCCTCGACCTCGATAAATATGACCTGCAGGTCCACGACATCCGTCGGAACCTCGCCCCGGCCCAGCTCTACGTGGAAGCTCTGCGTGAAGATTCCAAGTGCAACATCGGAGACTCCGGAGCATTGATCGCTTACTCCGGCGAAAAGACCGGGCGGTCTCCCAAAGACAAACGCATCGTTCGCCACGCGAATTCCGAGGAAGACATTTGGTGGGGCACGGTCAACATTCCGATCGACCAGCACATTTTTGATACGAACCTGGAACGAGCAAAAGACTTTCTTAACACGAAAGAAAAGCTGTATGTCATTGATGCGTTCGCCGGCTGGGACCCCGCAACGCGAATTAAGATTCGCGTGATCTGTTCGCGACCTTACCACGCGTTGTTCATGCACACGATGCTCATTCGGCCGACGCCTGATGAGTTGGAAACATTCGGCGAGCCCGATGCTGTCATTTTCAATGCCGGGGAGTTTCCCGCCAACCGGCAGACGACGGGGATGACATCAAAAACGAGCGTTGACCTCAATTTTGAGACCTGTGAGTTCGTCATCCTCGGAACCGAATACGCGGGGGAAATGAAGAAAGGTGTCTTCACACTCGTCAATTATTTGATGCCGAAGCGGGGTATCCTGTCGATGCACTGCTCTGCGACGGCAGACAGAGAGACCGGTCGGTCGTCGGTGCTGTTCGGCCTTTCGGGGACCGGCAAGACGACTTTATCGGCCGACCCTGACCGGCTGCTCGTCGGCGATGATGAGCACTGCTGGTCGGACGACGGAATCTTTAATATCGAAGGCGGGTGCTACGCCAAAGCCATCGACCTGACGCCGTCTTCGGAGCCCGACATTTTCCAGGCGTTGCGCTTCGGCGCCGTGCTGGAAAACGTGGTCTATGACGCGGAGACGCACCACGTCGATTTTCACGACACCACGCTCACACAGAACACCCGTGGCGCGTATCCGATCGAGTTCATTAAGAACGCGAAGATTCCCTGCGTCGCCGGACACCCGACTGATGTGATCTTCTTAACGTGTGACGCCTTCGGCGTACTCCCACCGGTTAGCAAGCTGACGCCGGAACAGGCGATGTATCACTTTATTAGCGGTTACACCGCCAAGGTAGCCGGCACTGAGATGGGCGTGACCGAACCGCAGGCGACGTTCTCGCCCTGCTTCGGTGGGCCTTTCCTGGTGTGGAGTCCGATGAAATATGCCGAACTGCTCGCCGAGAAACTTCGCAAACACGGCACGAATGTGTGGCTGGTCAACACCGGCTGGAGCGGTGGCGCTTACGGCGAGGGTTCGCGAATGAAACTCAAGCTGACGCGAGCGATCGTCGACGCGATTCACAGGGGCAAACTCGTCGATGCACCAACCGAAGCCGACCCGGTCTTCGGGTTTCACGTGGTCACCGAATGTGAGGGCGTCCCTCCGGAAGCCCTTGTTCCGAAGAAGTCCTGGAGCGACCCCGTAAAGTTTGACGAGTCGGCGAGAAAACTTGCCGGTCTGTTCGCTAAGAACTTCGAGCAGTACGCGCCGCTGTGTACTGACGAGGTCAAAGCCGCGGGGCCGCGAATTTAGAAACAAAAATGAAGGCCGACCGACGAAAACGTCGGCCGACCTTACTTCAGTTAATGACGACGATC contains:
- the pckA gene encoding phosphoenolpyruvate carboxykinase (ATP); translation: MFPLDLDKYDLQVHDIRRNLAPAQLYVEALREDSKCNIGDSGALIAYSGEKTGRSPKDKRIVRHANSEEDIWWGTVNIPIDQHIFDTNLERAKDFLNTKEKLYVIDAFAGWDPATRIKIRVICSRPYHALFMHTMLIRPTPDELETFGEPDAVIFNAGEFPANRQTTGMTSKTSVDLNFETCEFVILGTEYAGEMKKGVFTLVNYLMPKRGILSMHCSATADRETGRSSVLFGLSGTGKTTLSADPDRLLVGDDEHCWSDDGIFNIEGGCYAKAIDLTPSSEPDIFQALRFGAVLENVVYDAETHHVDFHDTTLTQNTRGAYPIEFIKNAKIPCVAGHPTDVIFLTCDAFGVLPPVSKLTPEQAMYHFISGYTAKVAGTEMGVTEPQATFSPCFGGPFLVWSPMKYAELLAEKLRKHGTNVWLVNTGWSGGAYGEGSRMKLKLTRAIVDAIHRGKLVDAPTEADPVFGFHVVTECEGVPPEALVPKKSWSDPVKFDESARKLAGLFAKNFEQYAPLCTDEVKAAGPRI